In Alistipes sp. ZOR0009, the following are encoded in one genomic region:
- a CDS encoding TetR/AcrR family transcriptional regulator translates to MKSKRLFYLNKISNLLLESRGDKMKIEDIAAAIGVTKKTIYNYFDSKQDLCECIVDSYIRGQLNQIRVGMKGEAPLVTLLSINERVYKAYGHCRLLLLPLGGVHQSESFVKLVEEYQQDLIEITDFTIRKGINEYLFDADINTTLVSKFYISGIQVLSNPSSLKNQMAELRVQHKETLFYLLKGICTPKGIAELRQMLDIKVRLRDGERREVSVA, encoded by the coding sequence ATGAAATCAAAAAGACTATTCTATTTAAATAAGATCTCCAACCTACTGCTCGAAAGTAGGGGAGATAAAATGAAAATTGAAGATATTGCCGCTGCTATTGGGGTGACAAAAAAAACGATCTACAACTACTTTGATAGCAAGCAGGATCTGTGCGAGTGTATTGTAGATAGCTATATCCGTGGACAGCTTAACCAGATTAGGGTAGGGATGAAGGGAGAGGCGCCCTTAGTTACCCTACTTTCCATCAACGAAAGAGTTTATAAGGCTTACGGGCATTGTAGGCTGCTGCTTTTGCCGTTAGGAGGGGTGCATCAAAGCGAGTCGTTTGTAAAATTGGTAGAGGAGTACCAGCAGGATCTTATTGAAATAACCGACTTTACGATAAGGAAAGGGATTAACGAGTACCTGTTTGATGCGGACATAAATACGACCCTCGTTAGCAAGTTTTACATTTCGGGGATTCAGGTTCTTTCCAATCCCAGCAGCTTAAAAAATCAGATGGCCGAGCTTCGGGTGCAGCATAAAGAAACGCTATTCTACCTGCTTAAGGGAATTTGTACCCCCAAGGGCATAGCCGAACTTCGTCAGATGCTTGATATTAAGGTTAGGCTTCGCGATGGCGAAAGGCGGGAGGTGTCGGTTGCTTAA
- a CDS encoding efflux RND transporter permease subunit, which yields MSITEVAIKRPTLVVVAFAVLAILGITSYSLLNYDLIPKMNIPVVSIVTTYPGASANEVESSVTKKVEDAVSSLENIKNLYSTSQEGVSSVIIELESSADPNRALQDAQRKINAMVSQLPTGSKTPSINKFSTDEMPIIKLGVTGKMEPTKLYQLTDDEIKPQLSKINGVGQITLVGGSEREVKINVNKQKLDTYKLSISQVYQAIQGANLEMPTGKVEGDLKQYTVRLLGKVNSFDKIRNITVATNAAGSIVKLSDVADVVDGIAEMNTTSRINGKTSIGILIVKQTDANTVDVCKQVKEQIVKLEKQYADKGIKFDVASDSSTYTLASANAVMEDLMFAIILVAMVMFFFLHSIRNSFIVLISIPCSIISVFVAMYIFNFSLNLLTLMALSLVIGILVDDSIVVLENIYRHLEMGKDKRKAALDGRNEIGYTAVAITMVDVVVFLPLSLVSGMIGNMLREFSLVIVFSTLMSLIVSFTVTPLLASRFSKIEQLTRNTLIGRFALWFEKFFDKLVHTYERVLRWALNHRKVVYATVTALIILSFSLVGMGLIGAAFSKDGDRGEFVIKLEGEPQNTIHQTALLVERVEGLLRKHPEVTKVFSNVGYSSSDLGGGNSTAYKAEITVTLVPKEERTTPVDVFAANIKKEIQSISGLKVSATQANIMGNADDAPIQVLLRGANVTRLYAMADSVMKVVKQVPGTNDVKLSIDRSKPEMQIQLDREKMERMGLSVQQVGSVLNLALAGNTDLQYAEGDKDYDINVKLDQFDRNRVEDIGSLTVLNKSGQLVEVSSFANILQSQGPNKLERYNRVPSITVKSSVFGRPMGTVGAEVKKAIGEQIHPGEITIDYKGQMERQGDAFGSLFTAIIAALVFVYLIMVALYNSYLYPFVVMFSIPAAIVGALFALALTGEYLTIFSIIGMIMLIGLVAKNAILIVDFANKQREQGASVYDALIEAGKERLRPIMMTTLSMILGMMPIALASGASAESKNGLAWVIIGGLTSSLMLTLILVPSVYMTMDKYKARLSRLGHSKKGKEDSKQEAVKGVDEHGA from the coding sequence ATGTCAATAACTGAAGTTGCAATTAAACGACCTACGCTGGTAGTTGTTGCCTTTGCGGTATTGGCCATTCTGGGTATCACCTCGTATTCGCTCTTGAACTACGACCTGATCCCCAAGATGAACATTCCCGTAGTTAGTATCGTAACCACCTATCCGGGGGCTTCGGCCAACGAGGTGGAAAGCTCCGTGACCAAAAAGGTGGAAGATGCAGTTTCGTCGTTGGAGAATATCAAGAACCTCTACTCGACATCGCAGGAGGGTGTGTCGAGCGTGATTATAGAGCTCGAGTCGAGCGCCGATCCTAACCGTGCCCTTCAGGATGCTCAGCGTAAGATCAACGCTATGGTATCGCAGCTGCCTACTGGATCAAAAACTCCTTCTATCAATAAGTTCTCGACCGACGAGATGCCTATCATAAAGCTGGGTGTTACCGGAAAGATGGAGCCAACAAAGCTATACCAGCTTACCGACGATGAGATAAAACCTCAGCTTTCGAAGATAAACGGGGTGGGACAAATTACGCTTGTTGGTGGTAGCGAACGCGAGGTTAAGATAAATGTCAACAAGCAGAAGCTCGATACCTACAAGCTTTCCATCAGCCAGGTTTACCAGGCTATTCAGGGCGCCAACCTCGAAATGCCTACCGGAAAGGTAGAGGGAGATCTGAAGCAGTATACCGTTCGTCTTTTGGGTAAGGTCAACTCGTTTGATAAAATCAGAAACATTACGGTTGCCACCAACGCAGCGGGCAGCATCGTTAAGCTCTCGGATGTGGCCGATGTGGTAGATGGGATAGCCGAGATGAATACCACCAGCCGCATTAACGGGAAAACATCAATCGGTATTCTTATCGTAAAGCAAACCGATGCCAATACGGTGGATGTTTGTAAGCAGGTTAAGGAGCAGATCGTAAAGCTCGAAAAGCAGTACGCTGACAAGGGCATTAAGTTTGACGTTGCCTCAGACAGCTCGACCTATACGCTTGCTTCTGCCAACGCTGTAATGGAAGACCTTATGTTTGCCATTATTTTGGTAGCGATGGTGATGTTCTTCTTCCTGCATAGCATCCGTAACTCGTTTATTGTGCTAATCTCCATTCCTTGTTCCATTATTTCGGTGTTCGTAGCGATGTACATCTTTAACTTTTCGCTAAACCTGCTCACCTTAATGGCGCTATCGCTGGTAATTGGTATTCTGGTGGACGACTCCATTGTGGTGCTCGAAAATATTTACCGACACCTCGAAATGGGTAAGGATAAGCGTAAAGCTGCGCTAGATGGCCGAAATGAGATTGGCTATACTGCTGTTGCCATCACCATGGTAGACGTGGTGGTATTTCTTCCTCTCTCGCTGGTATCTGGTATGATTGGAAATATGCTTCGCGAGTTTTCGTTGGTAATTGTCTTTTCGACGCTGATGAGCTTGATTGTATCGTTTACCGTTACTCCGTTGCTGGCATCGCGCTTTAGTAAGATTGAGCAGCTAACCCGCAACACGCTTATTGGGCGCTTTGCGCTATGGTTCGAGAAGTTTTTCGATAAGCTGGTACACACCTACGAGCGAGTACTTCGCTGGGCATTAAATCACCGCAAAGTGGTTTACGCTACTGTAACAGCGCTTATCATACTATCTTTTTCGCTGGTTGGAATGGGCCTTATTGGTGCCGCCTTCTCGAAGGATGGTGACCGCGGTGAGTTTGTTATTAAGCTCGAAGGCGAGCCTCAAAATACCATCCACCAAACGGCGTTGCTTGTAGAGCGCGTTGAGGGCTTGCTCAGAAAGCACCCCGAGGTGACTAAGGTATTCTCCAACGTGGGCTACTCTAGCTCCGACCTAGGTGGAGGAAATAGCACTGCCTACAAGGCCGAGATTACCGTGACCCTTGTTCCAAAGGAAGAGCGTACAACCCCTGTTGACGTATTTGCCGCTAACATAAAGAAGGAGATTCAGTCGATATCTGGATTAAAGGTTAGCGCCACCCAGGCCAACATTATGGGTAATGCCGACGATGCCCCTATTCAGGTTCTTTTGCGCGGGGCTAACGTTACTCGACTATACGCCATGGCCGATAGCGTAATGAAGGTGGTAAAGCAGGTTCCTGGAACCAACGACGTAAAGCTATCTATCGATAGAAGTAAACCCGAGATGCAAATTCAGCTCGATCGCGAAAAGATGGAGCGCATGGGGCTATCGGTTCAGCAGGTTGGAAGCGTACTAAACCTAGCCCTTGCCGGAAATACCGACCTTCAGTATGCCGAGGGCGATAAGGATTACGACATCAACGTAAAGCTCGACCAGTTTGATAGAAACCGTGTAGAAGATATCGGATCGCTCACCGTTTTGAATAAAAGCGGCCAGCTGGTGGAGGTTAGCAGCTTTGCTAACATACTCCAGTCGCAGGGGCCAAACAAGCTCGAGCGCTACAACCGTGTTCCTTCCATCACCGTTAAATCGTCGGTGTTCGGACGTCCTATGGGAACGGTAGGCGCCGAGGTAAAGAAGGCTATTGGCGAGCAGATTCACCCCGGGGAGATTACCATTGACTACAAAGGTCAGATGGAGCGCCAAGGCGACGCATTCGGTAGCCTGTTTACGGCAATCATTGCTGCTCTTGTCTTTGTTTACCTCATTATGGTAGCGCTCTACAACTCGTATCTCTATCCGTTTGTGGTGATGTTCTCTATCCCAGCGGCTATTGTGGGGGCGCTATTTGCGCTAGCTCTAACTGGCGAGTACCTGACTATATTCTCCATCATCGGTATGATTATGCTTATCGGGTTGGTGGCTAAGAATGCGATCCTTATTGTAGACTTTGCCAACAAGCAGCGCGAGCAGGGTGCTTCGGTTTATGACGCCCTTATTGAGGCAGGTAAGGAAAGGCTTCGTCCAATTATGATGACTACCCTTTCGATGATTTTAGGTATGATGCCTATTGCATTGGCATCGGGAGCTAGCGCCGAGAGTAAGAATGGCCTTGCTTGGGTAATCATAGGCGGTCTTACCAGCTCGCTAATGCTAACGCTTATCCTTGTTCCATCGGTTTACATGACTATGGATAAGTATAAAGCTAGGCTTAGCCGATTGGGGCATAGCAAAAAAGGGAAAGAGGATAGCAAGCAGGAGGCTGTAAAGGGAGTAGACGAGCATGGGGCTTAA
- a CDS encoding DUF3795 domain-containing protein gives MDNLTISICGDICSECPRYIATKNNDISKLGEIADLWYRLGFRDRILNPEELRCSGCSKTKSCSYNLNNCEHLENLSNCGECHNFPCEKINLVFQKTDKTNEACKNICSYSEYKELSRAFLMKREVLFKINSKRPR, from the coding sequence ATGGATAATTTAACAATATCTATTTGTGGGGATATATGCTCTGAATGTCCACGCTATATTGCAACCAAAAACAACGATATATCTAAATTGGGTGAGATTGCGGATTTGTGGTATAGGCTAGGTTTTCGAGACAGGATACTCAACCCTGAAGAGTTAAGATGTTCAGGATGCAGTAAGACAAAATCATGTAGCTATAATCTCAACAACTGTGAGCATTTGGAGAATCTAAGCAATTGTGGAGAATGCCATAATTTTCCGTGTGAGAAAATAAATTTAGTATTTCAAAAAACAGATAAGACTAATGAAGCATGTAAAAATATATGTTCGTATAGCGAATACAAAGAATTATCAAGAGCCTTTTTAATGAAGCGAGAAGTTCTCTTCAAAATAAACAGTAAACGCCCCCGTTAG
- a CDS encoding efflux RND transporter periplasmic adaptor subunit, which translates to MKRLVAIIVAVVLVALIVFRLKSNHEKINAKQNVSTDLAYTSVDVAPVKSMQLEQDLSLVGYLDASKEIVISAEAQGTITSLNIELGQSVAQGYTIALIDSRQKQLALKTAQLSLKKLTKDLARYKSLYQGGSATEQQVDDAQNAYENAVVQEQLAAKQLADATVKSPISGIISKKTVERGTFVNVGNPIATIVDINQMKIKLNVSEANVYLLKQGDKATITTEVYPSATFTGKISFISPKGDEAHNYQVELLIANNGKNRLRAGTFANVHFDLPSRAKVLCIPREALQGSVKDAQVYVVDNGKAVLRRITVSGGNDKFLEVTSGLSEGEKVVTTGQVNLTDGKAIKVNN; encoded by the coding sequence ATGAAAAGATTAGTAGCCATTATAGTTGCCGTAGTCCTCGTTGCACTAATTGTTTTTAGGCTAAAGAGCAACCACGAAAAGATTAACGCCAAGCAGAACGTAAGCACCGACCTAGCCTATACCAGCGTCGACGTTGCTCCTGTAAAGAGTATGCAGCTCGAGCAAGATCTGAGCTTGGTTGGATATCTGGATGCTTCGAAGGAGATTGTTATATCGGCAGAGGCGCAAGGCACCATCACATCTCTAAATATAGAGCTGGGACAATCGGTAGCCCAGGGTTATACCATTGCCCTTATCGACAGCAGGCAAAAGCAGCTGGCGCTTAAGACTGCGCAGCTGAGCTTAAAAAAGTTGACCAAAGATTTAGCCCGATATAAGAGCCTTTATCAGGGTGGAAGCGCCACCGAGCAGCAGGTTGACGATGCGCAGAACGCCTACGAGAACGCCGTTGTTCAGGAGCAGCTGGCCGCTAAGCAGCTAGCCGATGCTACCGTTAAATCGCCTATCAGCGGTATTATATCGAAGAAAACGGTTGAGCGTGGGACCTTTGTTAATGTTGGCAACCCCATTGCTACCATCGTAGACATCAACCAAATGAAGATTAAGCTCAACGTTTCGGAGGCCAATGTTTACCTGCTAAAGCAAGGCGACAAGGCAACAATTACGACAGAGGTATACCCTTCGGCTACGTTTACCGGAAAAATTAGCTTCATCAGCCCTAAGGGAGACGAGGCGCATAACTATCAGGTAGAGCTGCTAATTGCCAATAACGGTAAGAATCGTCTTAGAGCAGGCACCTTCGCCAATGTGCATTTCGACCTTCCATCTAGGGCTAAGGTTCTCTGCATCCCACGCGAAGCGCTACAGGGGAGCGTAAAGGACGCTCAGGTTTACGTTGTTGATAACGGTAAAGCCGTACTTCGCCGCATTACGGTTAGCGGGGGCAACGACAAATTCTTGGAGGTTACCTCGGGTCTTAGCGAAGGCGAAAAGGTGGTAACTACCGGACAGGTAAACCTTACCGATGGCAAAGCAATAAAAGTAAACAACTAA